A DNA window from Carassius gibelio isolate Cgi1373 ecotype wild population from Czech Republic chromosome A6, carGib1.2-hapl.c, whole genome shotgun sequence contains the following coding sequences:
- the mdfic2 gene encoding myoD family inhibitor domain-containing protein 2 isoform X1, protein MMAGQNSEIELDLIKTGERSTLVKAVTEASSTAPRRLSPIPELDLWEKEAETDSTEFTYSLCSVDRYSTASSSTSSLSDSQERGELCAGIVLNCLFCRFYDLFLMLPETLERAAHSICPAYMLFSPPAEPSHNNSWNCSCDFDCGLTDACHETGECLELVMEISEVCYH, encoded by the exons ATG ATGGCTGGACAAAACTCGGAAATCGAGCTTGATTTGATCAAAACTGGGGAGAGAAGCACGTTGGTAAAAGCTG TAACGGAGGCATCCAGCACAGCACCTAGGAGGCTCTCGCCAATTCCTGAGCTGGATCTCTGGGAGAAAGAAGCCGAAACGGACTCTACAGAATTCACATACTCCTTATGCTCAGTGGACAGATACAGCACTGCCTCCTCCTCCACCAGCTCCCTATCTGACTCCCAGGAGAGAGGAG AACTCTGTGCCGGGATTGTGCTGAATTGTCTCTTCTGCCGATTCTACGACTTGTTCCTCATGCTACCTGAAACATTGGAGCGAGCTGCTCACTCCATCTGCCCTGCCTACATGCTTTTCTCACCACCCGCAGAACCTTCACATAATAACAGCTGGAACTGCAGTTGTGATTTTGACTGTGGCCTTACAGACGCCTGCCACGAAACAGGGGAATGTCTTGAACTAGTGATGGAAATTTCTGAGGTTTGCTATCACTGA
- the mdfic2 gene encoding myoD family inhibitor domain-containing protein 2 isoform X2, with translation MAGQNSEIELDLIKTGERSTLVKAVTEASSTAPRRLSPIPELDLWEKEAETDSTEFTYSLCSVDRYSTASSSTSSLSDSQERGELCAGIVLNCLFCRFYDLFLMLPETLERAAHSICPAYMLFSPPAEPSHNNSWNCSCDFDCGLTDACHETGECLELVMEISEVCYH, from the exons ATGGCTGGACAAAACTCGGAAATCGAGCTTGATTTGATCAAAACTGGGGAGAGAAGCACGTTGGTAAAAGCTG TAACGGAGGCATCCAGCACAGCACCTAGGAGGCTCTCGCCAATTCCTGAGCTGGATCTCTGGGAGAAAGAAGCCGAAACGGACTCTACAGAATTCACATACTCCTTATGCTCAGTGGACAGATACAGCACTGCCTCCTCCTCCACCAGCTCCCTATCTGACTCCCAGGAGAGAGGAG AACTCTGTGCCGGGATTGTGCTGAATTGTCTCTTCTGCCGATTCTACGACTTGTTCCTCATGCTACCTGAAACATTGGAGCGAGCTGCTCACTCCATCTGCCCTGCCTACATGCTTTTCTCACCACCCGCAGAACCTTCACATAATAACAGCTGGAACTGCAGTTGTGATTTTGACTGTGGCCTTACAGACGCCTGCCACGAAACAGGGGAATGTCTTGAACTAGTGATGGAAATTTCTGAGGTTTGCTATCACTGA